TCAACATCTGAAAGTAATTTTCAACGCTCGATACTCTTAACTTATAAGATATCTTTAATCAACTAACACAAACGAAATCTTAGACGTTTATGTTCAGTATATAAAAGCATATGGAATCTTCTGGTTATGGTTGTCCACATGGTCTAATAGTGTTTCTTAACTTATAAATGTCATGACCTTACCTAACAAGCAATAAGATCGTAAAGGAATAACGGCCTCATAAAGTAGTTTACCTTAATTTTTATGCAGATTATGCTCCAGCCTCATATGCCAATGTTGCTAatcacatgcatatatatatatatatagttgtaaaaaaacaaaaaggCAACACTAATTTGACCAAATCAATGTACACCAATCACTTAAGTACGGACTAACTGGTTCTTATGACTTTTGACTCGGGTGAGGCCATTAGTCTCCAGCAACAGGTTGTACACGTTACATGCCACTTCTCTTACAAATTAATAGTCTAATTAATTAAATGAGAGGCACTTAATTGGCCTGAATTTTGAAGTCGGTGCTCTTTAATTTATTCTGGAAAAAGACTAGACATCACCGACAGATATGGATCTTTAATTAATTTTGGTTAGGAATCGTTAATTATACTTTGAGGGGTGTACGACAATGAGATTAAGAATAAAGAAATGGAAAAAGAACCTGACATGTGCAAATGCTTAATTATACTCTTGACAAAATTCTAGTGGACTAACATATGCTTTGTTTCTTTTGTCAGTATTATTCCGCAAAAAAGCGACGATCCTAATTTGCTCAAGTGTAATTTGTTTGTTTAGACTAAAATTCTTggcttcttctttctttttaattacaaaaattaaattaaattaaagaaGGTACTCGTGATTGCTTACATGTGCATACCAATCACATGGAAATTGGTTGGAGTTACTAAGCTGGGAAGGTAATGAACGATTAATGATTTGTTGGTATTCAACGCAGAAAAGAATACATTGTAAATAATCAAATGCTATAATTCACACCGCACGCTTCTAGCTAATTATAACAATTTTTCTTGCAGGATTTCTACGTACACTGTTGTCTTCTATTTTTCCCCCGTCATTTAACACTCGACTAGAAATACAATTAATTTTTTCTGTTATTGGGTAATTTATGTTAGGAAAAATTGCAACAAAACGAAACCAGAAAATTAGTGGCTTTGACAGTGGCATCACTATCCTTAAGGAATCCTAGTTCCTACAATATCATTGCTTGGTATATGGCAATTTTTTTCCAGGATTTACAAAGACAAGTGAAATTAGAAGTAAACAAAAAAGTTGGACATTTCCAAGAGAATGGTTTGAATATTCGAGGGTGAAGAAGAGAAGTAAATAGTTAGGAAAATCCATTTATCATTAATTACGTTTGGAGGTGTGACATATGTAATATTTTAGATATCTATTAAAACGCAACTGTTAAAATAGACACAACTTTAATTTCTTGAATGGATTTTTCCAACAgccattttattttaaatttaaaaatatttaaaataattatttaaaaaatgtttgaatatatatatttataagatGGATAAAAATAATTACTATTTAATTTTGCGCTACCCCTTAGGTTATATATTGTATTGTCAATTCGATTTTCTCTCCAATAATTTATTTAACATTACTGTTAAAGTGCTTAAAGACAAATTTTTATTTTACAGATGAGGAACATCTTGATTTCTCTTAATTCAGTACACTAAGAACATAAAATCCTTTTAATAAATTCAACGTGAAAGAATTAAAATATCAAAACTGGGTGACATCAATTTATGAAAACCAGTACTGAGAATGAGCCGAGAGTCTTACGGAAGTAGCCTCTCTACCCACAATGGTAAGGATAAAGTCTGCGTACATCATATACTCTCTCTAGACTATATATGTAGAATTACACTGAATATGCTATTGTTGTAGTATTATGAatgatattactactatatataagggagaatgaAAACTTTTTGTAGTCCACACAAGAATTTTGATCCTACGATGGTGTTTACACTTGGCTTTGCTTTGTCTTTTTCTTGCCTATTTTAATTTTTGGGCTCATTTTTTCCTCAAGCCATTTCTATGTGGACCTATGTAATTGGTGTATATATTGAATTGTTGTAATATTTTGTGAATCTTTTCTTGCCCTTTATTTCCTTCTATTcatattatatttgtatttttagcTCTTATATTTAGTCTGAATAAATATTTCTTTATATAATCGAGAAGGTATTAATAGTTGTTTTTATCAAATTTATCATTATTTAGATAATTGAATTTTCACATAACCAAAAAATCATATTAAGTTGGTACTATTTAATGAAGGCAATTTACTGAAACGTTTCTTACTTTTTAGGGATAAGTGATTTCTTAAAGGGTGTGTCCAAACTAAAAACACAAGATAATATGAACTGAAAGGATTATTAGATTACCGTTTACATCATTTGTCATTTTATATTAGCAAACTTTAGGCAATTATGGAGCCGCATTATCATTTTCAACTGGAGCATTTATTAGATCTTACTAATCACTCTTGCTCACGTTTTAATTAATGTGGCACTTTTCCTTTTCccagagtcaatttgactaaattttagcccctgtttggccataaaaattattcactttattctggatttttttttcacttttttccggaatcagcgtttgTCCATGAagattccgaatacaacttgaagttgtattccggaataccaaaaactcaaaaaacttgtttttcaaaaaaaaaaaatcacttttttcacctttttacaactacatttcactaaaaactacaatttcaaaaactatggccaaacacaactccaactccaactccaaaattccaaaaaaaaagtgttttttttttttatctatgaACAAACGGGGCCTTAGAGTTAAATTGAATTAGACTtgatattttaaattaaaatttagatattaaaaatacaaaaagtaCTGTAAACAAATTTTAACTTTAGAATTAATATTTTTAGCATAAACTATATATGAAGaactattattaaaaaaaaaaaaatatatgaagaaCTAGATTGATTCTTGAGGTTCAATTAATGAACTTagttttttcccttaatttcgttTAACACTAAGCTTAAGTCACCACATTAACTAATATAAAATATTTGTTACATGAAATTTTATGAATAAAATTAAAACttaataaatattaaaaaaaaatctagcactatttttatatcttgagtttgaaTCCGAGCTTAGCATGAGTCTCATGTAACTAGTATACTATTAAGCCCAGACCTCATGTAACTAGTATACTATAGAAAGGGAAAGCCCCTGATGATTATGCTAGTGATGCCGACTTATTAAGTAATCTTCTAGACAATTATTAGCCATCGTTAGGTTTAGTTTGTTGTATTATTGTAATCATACTACTCTACATAATTGTATTTTCCCAATAATTCAATCTTTATATTTCCGTTTATAGATATTTTCTCTTCCGTTTCGTCCACTGACCCTTGAATCCTTGGATTAAATAATGGACAAAGAACCTCCACCAGAAACACTTCCTCTATAATATTCTCCAATAATTAATCAAAGTCTAATGATCGCTTGAACAAAAATCACTAAGTGATTCGAGCCTTGTGTAGGAAAAAGTCATGTCAGGTGTCCTTTCTTCTTAAATGGGTCTTACGTAGTGAGAATCAGAATTAGTCGGGCTCAATACGAATATCGAATACCGAATGAGAAACGAAAAAAATTAACTAAGTGAATTATTTATAGTGTATTACCTAATATCACTAATTGCGATAAAAGAGGAACTGAAATTGGTCTTAAAGCACCCACTAGAAAATATGATAATCTACAACCTGAAAAGTGAAAAGAAAAGTTAATCGCACTCATGAGAATGCGTTTGGTTCTCATGGTCCTTTCACCAGTTTCCTAGCTAAAAGTCAtcaaactaaaaaataaaataaaataagagattaactaaaatcaaagagCACAGAAGTGTGTTACACAACAAGACACTTATTGAATTACTCTTAATAGTATCACAAAAGAGACAAGGAACTTAGTAGCAGTGACCCACTTACAAACCAAGAAGGCGTCACACCATCATTTTACAAAATTTCTCTTTTCTATGAGATACAATTATTTATTAGTGAACCTAACCAAACGCCTTCATCTAGAGCCAAGCCAAAGAGTCCACAAACAACAATATCTTGTTTCTTTAATTGTTTTTTTCAATGCCTTATTAAATGATAAATCAGTACATGAAGGCATCAGCAGAAGCCATGATTGGTTGGTTCACATGTAGCAAATTCCAAGGATTCAAGAAATCATCTTCACCAATAACCTCTGTTTCATCAATTGCTGAATTTGCTGAGTTGATGCAATTTATTATCTCGTTTAAAGACTGAAGCCTGTGGCTTAATTCTGCCATTTGGGCTCTGAGAACAGAGTTATCTGCTTCCACATTCAAATAAATCTGAGTCACCATATTTATGTTAGTCGCAATTTGTTTATTTTGATCCTTGAGTTGATTCACTTGAACCATTAATTCATTCAAATGCGTCTGCTTCTTCATTCTTGATCTTCTTGCTGATTCCCTGTTCGATATCATTCTTTTGCGTTTCCTTTGATCCATTAGTTGTTGTAGATCCTCTGACCCTGAAGAAGTTCCACTAGGAGAAGCCATAATACTTGTAATCTAACACGTTAAAACTGAATAAAATATGTATAAGTTGTAAGTATCAGTAATAATAGCTAAATTAGAATTGAGGTTATAGGTATTTGATGGAGCTTAATAATAAGTTAGGGAGAGGAAATTAAATGGGAAGGTAGTTTCATGAGAACACGTAGAACCAGTAGAGGAAGGCAACAGAGAAGGATTGGACTAAGTGGGTTCCACGACGAAGTGTTGAATTAATTGTAAAACCAGAAAGAAGGACTTCACTGATTACTGGAGACATGAATCTCAAAGTACATCAAGAATCGAGGCTCTATAGTAATGCATCAAAATAAAAGTGAAATAGGAAGACAAATATTTTGAACTTTCGGAAAACAGAGAATGAAAGAAAAAGAGATCGAAATATTATTAGAGCAGAGTTTCAGAACATATATAGAAGGGATGAAGAAGAGGTGAAGGAGGAAGGGGCTTTTGATGATAATGAAGATGCGTTTTATAGACATGTTAATGATCATTGAAAGaataaaatactcatagtaaatAAAGTAATACGACCATCAATCAAATATAAAATCCCAAAGACCTAAAGCACATTACGTAAAGTTTTGAAAAAGAGTGGCTTTCTATTGGTTAATTTTCATTCTATTAAGGTAGGTACGGGAGAAATTTCAATATTACCGTAGGACAATGCGCTTTACTTGCAAACCACTTGGATTTACTATTTGGAAGATTCTATCATAAATGCGGTAactgtataatatatatataataaagctagacatagacaagGTGACGTGACATCTCTCTATGACcatcattcctatttatcttttttctttttttttttgacattttttcatTTCTTTAATTGTTTTTGTTTGGTTGGAGAAGACAATATTTAAAGAATTGCTGAGGTATTTTGGTGATAAAAATCCTTAACTGCAATTAATCATCTATTAACGTAAATGAGTAATGATTACAATTAAACAGTAAGTGACGTTCTTGCTCCTGGAAAGTCAGCCCGTTAATTGCTATTAAAAATCCAAAACATTATGATCATGTGAAGCAAAACGACTCAAACAATGATAACCCAAAAGAACCTTCCTGTCTTTTCATTCTATATTCAAGCTCTTTACCCAGATAGGCATATATATTTTTTACTAGATATATCATCTTCTTATTTTG
Above is a genomic segment from Lycium barbarum isolate Lr01 chromosome 12, ASM1917538v2, whole genome shotgun sequence containing:
- the LOC132621411 gene encoding bZIP transcription factor 11-like, which codes for MASPSGTSSGSEDLQQLMDQRKRKRMISNRESARRSRMKKQTHLNELMVQVNQLKDQNKQIATNINMVTQIYLNVEADNSVLRAQMAELSHRLQSLNEIINCINSANSAIDETEVIGEDDFLNPWNLLHVNQPIMASADAFMY